Part of the Pirellulales bacterium genome, CCCAGTGCAGGCGGTTGTTGCGCGCCAGGGAGCCGAACAGCCGATCCCCCTCACCGTGCAATTGCGCGGACAGCCGACCAAGCTCGGCATCGTGTGGCGCGAAGAAGAAGCCGAACCCGGCAGCGTGATGCTGATCAGCATCGTGCCCGGCTCGCCGGCCGCCCGCGCAGGGCTGCGTCCGCTGGACCGGGTTTACGCGGTCAATGGCCAGGCATTCAATTCGGGCGACGATTTGCGACAACTGCTGGCCGCCGCCACCGTGCCGTATGAATTGTCGGTCGAGCGTGTCGGACAGGTCCGCGCGGCAAAGATCGTCCCGCTGCCAGGTGCGGCGCCGGTGCCCGCCGACAAGCCACAGTAACAAGCGTCGCATCAAACGTCGCGCAAGGTAAGGATGCTTGCCGTACCGACGGTGCGACTGCAATGCACTTCGTCGGCGATCGTAAAAAGAAATGCTCTAGTCCGGCTGGCCCCAGACCCGTGGGCTTTGAAAACCGGCTGGTTTGGGGCGGATCTTCGGCGGGGCCGCTGCACCAGCATAACTGTCGTAACGAGCGCGCAGTTGCTTGACGATCTCGGGTTGCGCTGCGGCAACATTCTGCTTTTCGCCCGGATCACTCGCCAGATCGAATAGCTCGGCCTGCCCCTTGGGATTCTCGGCCGTGGATTGGTCGGGTGCATCTTCGCCATTGGCGACGTTCAATTGGCCATTGAGCACCAACTTCCAGTCCCCCATGCGAATGGCGCCCGAACGCGGCGCGGCATTCAGCACGATATCCTCATGAGGAGAAGCGGCGCCCGCGGTGAGCGCCGGCCAAAGGTCGCGACCATCCAGGGGCAGCTTTTGCTCAAGCGGTGCGCCGGCCAGCCGTAGCAGCGTCGGATACCAATCGACCATGTGCAGTGCCGCGTTCACGCTGCTGCCCGGGGTGATGTGACCGTCCCAGTTGGCGAATGCGCACACGCGCACGCCCCCCTCATACACGGTCGCCTTGCCGGCGCGCAATGGTCCGTTGTTGGTGAGCTTGCCCGGCGCTGGTCCGCCATTGTCGCTGGAAAAGATGAAGAGCGTGTTGCCCGCGATCCCAGCGTCGCGCACGGCCGTCACGATCTGTCCGACGGCCTCGTCCATCGCCGCGATCATGCCGGCGTACGTTCGCCGCGCACCCTTCAGTTGCGCATAGGGGGCCGTGTATTTCTCGGGAACCTGATGTGGAGCGTGCACCGCATTGAACGGCACATATAAAAACAACGATTTGTTTTTGTCTCGCTCGCGAATCACGCGCACGGCCTCTTGGGCAATCAAGTGCGTGGAATAGCCCTCGTCGTGATTCTCTCGGTCGTTACGATGCCAATCGAATCCCCCGTCGCGCACGTGGGTGAAGTAATCGAGCGCGCCGTTGTAATGGCCGTACTGGCTCTGAAAGCCGCGCTGCGTCGGCAAATACTCCGGACGAAAATGCCCGAGATGCCATTTGCCCGCGATCGCTGTCTGATAGCCCGCTTCGGACAAGGCCTGCGGCAGCGTCCGCTCTTCCAGCGACAGACCATATTGCGCCCACGGGCGTACTACGCCCACTTGCAGGCCGTAGCGCAACGGGTATCGCCCGGTCATCAACGCGGCCCGTGTGGGCGAGCAGACCGGCTGCACGTAGAACTGGTCCAATCGCGCGCCTGCCATTGCCAGCGCATCGAGATTGGGCGTTTGGATCTCGCTGCCACGCCAACTGACGTCGTGCGAACCCAGATCGTCGGCCAATATAAAAACGATATGCGGCTTCGGCGCCGCCGCCTGCTCGGCCGCACGGGCCAAACCCGGACACAGCACCGCACAGAGAATCAACACGACCAGCAGCGAGAACCGACGCATCGGTGTATTTCCTTCGGGTTGAGGCGTTAAGGCGTTCGACCTCTCCAGAGTCGCGGCCCAAACGTAGCACGCTTAGTTGGGCTTTCGCCCCGACGCGGCCGGCGGGTCCTTGGCAGGCACCTTCAACTCGGTGCGCAACCGGGCAAGCTCTTTTTCCAAATCCTGCTGGGCAGACGCATAACCGGCTTGGCCGAGAACGCTCGTCAGCTCGTGCGGATCTTTCTCTCGATCGAACAGCTCCCAATAGTCCACCTCGTCATCGAGAAAGTGGACCAGCTTGTAACGATCGGTGACCACACCGTAGTGAGGCCGCACGTGGTGCGGCTGCGGAAACTCGTAATATTGATAATAAAAGCTCTTTCGCCAGTCGGCCGGAGTATCTCCGGCCAAAACCGGCCGCATGCTGCGCCCCTGCATCTCGCTAGGAATCGGTATGCCGGCCGCATCGAGAAACGTCTCGGCGAAATCCAGGTTCGAGACAAGGTCTTTGTTCACACTCCCAGGCTTGGCCACGCCGGGCCAGCGCACCAATAATGGCGTGCGCAGTGACTCTTCGAAGATCCAACGCTTGTCGAACCAGCCATGCTCGCCCAGGTAGAAGCCCTGGTCGGCGGCATAGATCACGAGCGTATTGTCGGCCAGACCCTGCTCGTCGAGATACTTGAGAACGCGCCCCACGCTCTCGTCGATCGATGCCACGCAGGCCAGGTAATCGTGCATGTAACGATTGTATTTCCAGCGAACCAGATCCTCTCCTTTGGGATTCGCCTGGCGAAACGCTTCGTTTCTCGGTTCGTAGTAGGCGTTCCAGATGCGCAATTGCTCGGGCGTCAGCCCGGCCGGGGGCGTCAGCTTGAGATCTCCCTTGGTTATGGTCTTGGCGATCGTCATGTCCTGCTCGTGCTCGGCGCGGCCACGGCCCGCGTAATCGTCGAACAGAGTCTCGGGCTCGGGGTACTTGCGATCGTTGTCGTGTCCCAAGTACTTCAGGTTCGGATCCCATTGCCGATGCGGCGCCTTGTGCTGACACATCAAGAGAAACGGCCGATCCTTATCGCGCTCGGCCAGCCAATCGAGCGACAGGTCGGTGATGATGTCCGTGGTATAGCCATCGTGCTGCGTCTTCGTGCCGTTGCGAATCATCGGCGGGTTGTAGTACACCCCCTGTCCCGGCAGGATTTCCCAATAGTCGAATCCCACCGGATCGCTGACCAGGTGCCACTTGCCCACTACGGCGGTTTGGTATCCGGCCGCGTGCAGCAATTTGGCGAACGTGGTCTGCGAGCTGTCGAAGCGGCTGTTCGAGTTGTTGTAAAAGCCGTTCAGATGGTTATAGGTGCCCGTCAGCACCGTGGCGCGGCTAGGACCGCAGATCGAGTTCGGAACCAGACAGCGGTCGAAGCGCACTCCCTCGGCGGCCAGCCGATCGAGATGAGGCGTGCGGTTCAATTGCCGCGGATCGCCATAGGCACTGATCGCCTGGTAGGCATGATCGTCCGAAAAGATGAGCACGATATTGGGACGTTTCTGCGCG contains:
- a CDS encoding arylsulfatase gives rise to the protein MRRFSLLVVLILCAVLCPGLARAAEQAAAPKPHIVFILADDLGSHDVSWRGSEIQTPNLDALAMAGARLDQFYVQPVCSPTRAALMTGRYPLRYGLQVGVVRPWAQYGLSLEERTLPQALSEAGYQTAIAGKWHLGHFRPEYLPTQRGFQSQYGHYNGALDYFTHVRDGGFDWHRNDRENHDEGYSTHLIAQEAVRVIRERDKNKSLFLYVPFNAVHAPHQVPEKYTAPYAQLKGARRTYAGMIAAMDEAVGQIVTAVRDAGIAGNTLFIFSSDNGGPAPGKLTNNGPLRAGKATVYEGGVRVCAFANWDGHITPGSSVNAALHMVDWYPTLLRLAGAPLEQKLPLDGRDLWPALTAGAASPHEDIVLNAAPRSGAIRMGDWKLVLNGQLNVANGEDAPDQSTAENPKGQAELFDLASDPGEKQNVAAAQPEIVKQLRARYDSYAGAAAPPKIRPKPAGFQSPRVWGQPD
- a CDS encoding sulfatase, with product MRTALCLLPVVALLCGENACAAPAQKRPNIVLIFSDDHAYQAISAYGDPRQLNRTPHLDRLAAEGVRFDRCLVPNSICGPSRATVLTGTYNHLNGFYNNSNSRFDSSQTTFAKLLHAAGYQTAVVGKWHLVSDPVGFDYWEILPGQGVYYNPPMIRNGTKTQHDGYTTDIITDLSLDWLAERDKDRPFLLMCQHKAPHRQWDPNLKYLGHDNDRKYPEPETLFDDYAGRGRAEHEQDMTIAKTITKGDLKLTPPAGLTPEQLRIWNAYYEPRNEAFRQANPKGEDLVRWKYNRYMHDYLACVASIDESVGRVLKYLDEQGLADNTLVIYAADQGFYLGEHGWFDKRWIFEESLRTPLLVRWPGVAKPGSVNKDLVSNLDFAETFLDAAGIPIPSEMQGRSMRPVLAGDTPADWRKSFYYQYYEFPQPHHVRPHYGVVTDRYKLVHFLDDEVDYWELFDREKDPHELTSVLGQAGYASAQQDLEKELARLRTELKVPAKDPPAASGRKPN